One genomic window of Magnolia sinica isolate HGM2019 chromosome 3, MsV1, whole genome shotgun sequence includes the following:
- the LOC131239700 gene encoding putative pentatricopeptide repeat-containing protein At5g08310, mitochondrial — translation MAFGGLKTAHLSSPKHFNPSHLFQFLLLPTIPSHQTLLPPPIQFHSNSNYSPNTRSVAAQELSAVFSKHHPSLPDNTHLQNLAEKLTPETVETVLKDLKGWRTAHQFFSWAAQQDGFVHNRYTYNTMASILSRARQESLLKILAKDVVNHSCPMSPGALGFLFRCLGSQGLIDEAQYLFDNAKRLNCVPNTYTYNCLLEALAKSGRVELVETRFKEMVGSGREPNKFTLMPVLQAYCNAGKFEQALAVFDRIYNSGWADEHVFTVLVVSFSKWGEVDKAFKLIERMERLGMRLNEKTLCVLIHGFTEERRVDKALVLFDRIKEFGFERNLALYSVLIGGLCVRKDLNKALDLYWEMKELGIFPDVGVIKKMILAFCGEGEMITAERILEEDSEKLDVDALVLLFNAVLEGLTNHGEVDKARLLIQAMMESQEVHPAQGKAVESVIDDITEAVTGNLFRFKKVVLPNAASFNIVIDGLCKTQKLDMALELLRDMVVMGCAGNVLIYNNLIHELCNMDRLDESYELLRKMKESGFEPTHFTYNSIFGCLCRRENLSGALDLVIEMRRNGHEPWIKHCTMLVKQLCEGGKVMDACSFLNDMVRAGFLPNIIAYTAAMKGLFKAGEVDQALKLFRSMFVNQYLPDVVAHNIVIDGLCKAGRAFEAQEIVKEMLEKGLVPSVVTYNSMIDGWCKSDRIDLALLCFSRMVEEGKLPTIFTYTTLIDGMCNASRPDDALILWNEMKEKGCELSKISYVALVNGLCKCGREEAALVYFREMEEKELEVDTFVYVALLNSFISKGNLIFGFQLLKEMVRKLKFPSPTDKNYPLLIDALRKLYEDENTFLDVQNLIAEGLVPSIHSVHDLGTDIKET, via the coding sequence atggcTTTTGGAGGTCTGAAAACAGCCCACCTCTCTTCACCCAAACACTTCAACCCTTCCCATCTCTTCCAATTTCTTCTTCTCCCAACCATTCCTTCCCATCAAACACTCCTTCCCCCACCTATCCAATTCCACTCAAACTCTAATTATTCTCCAAACACTCGCTCTGTTGCCGCCCAAGAACTCTCCGCCGTCTTTTCCAAACACCACCCATCGCTTCCGGACAATACCCACTTGCAAAATCTTGCTGAGAAGCTAACTCCTGAAACCGTCGAGACCGTCCTAAAAGATTTGAAGGGATGGCGAACTGCACACCAATTCTTCTCCTGGGCTGCGCAACAAGATGGGTTCGTGCACAATCGTTACACTTACAACACCATGGCCTCGATCCTCTCCCGGGCCCGCCAGGAATCCCTATTGAAAATCCTAGCCAAGGATGTAGTGAATCACTCATGCCCTATGAGTCCCGGTGCGTTGGGGTTTCTTTTCAGGTGCTTGGGTAGTCAAGGATTGATCGACGAAGCCCAGTATCTCTTCGACAATGCAAAGCGGCTGAATTGTGTTCCGAACACCTACACTTACAACTGTTTGTTGGAAGCTCTTGCAAAATCTGGTCGGGTTGAATTGGTTGAGACGAGGTTTAAGGAAATGGTGGGTTCAGGGCGGGAGCCCAATAAGTTCACTCTCATGCCTGTCTTGCAGGCTTACTGCAATGCTGGGAAATTCGAACAAGCGTTGGCTGTTTTTGATCGGATTTATAACAGTGGGTGGGCTGACGAGCATGTGTTCACAGTGCTCGTGGTCTCTTTTAGCAAGTGGGGTGAGGTTGATAAGGCATTCAAACTGATTGAGAGAATGGAACGTCTTGGGATGAGATTGAATGAGAAGACACTTTGTGTTTTGATTCACGGTTTCACAGAGGAAAGGAGAGTGGACAAGGCACTCGTGCTTTTTGATAGGATTAAGGAGTTTGGTTTTGAGAGGAATTTGGCTCTTTACAGTGTCTTGATTGGGGGGCTTTGTGTGAGGAAGGATTTGAACAAGGCTTTGGATTTGTATTGGGAAATGAAGGAGTTGGGGATCTTTCCTGATGTTGGTGTAATTAAAAAGATGATTTTGGCATTTTGTGGAGAAGGTGAAATGATCACTGCAGAACGAAtacttgaggaagatagtgaaaAATTGGATGTTGAtgctttggttttgctttttaatGCAGTTCTAGAGGGGCTTACAAATCATGGTGAGGTAGATAAAGCTCGACTTCTCATTCAAGCGATGATGGAATCTCAAGAGGTACATCCTGCTCAGGGGAAGGCAGTGGAGAGCGTTATAGATGATATTACTGAAGCTGTAACTGGTAACCTTTTTAGGTTTAAGAAAGTTGTCCTCCCAAATGCTGCTTCTTTTAATATCGTGATTGATGGTTTATGCAAGACCCAAAAGTTGGATATGGCGCTAGAGCTCTTACGAGATATGGTTGTAATGGGCTGTGCTGGAAATGTGTTGATTTATAATAATTTGATTCATGAGCTGTGTaatatggatagattggatgagaGTTACGAGCTTTTGAGAAAAATGAAGGAGTCCGGATTTGAGCCAACACATTTCACCTATAATTCAATATTTGGCTGCCTGTGCAGAAGAGAAAACTTGTCAGGCGCCCTTGATCTGGTCATTGAGATGCGGCGTAATGGGCATGAACCATGGATAAAGCATTGCACCATGCTCGTGAAACAACTTTGTGAGGGAGGAAAAGTAATGGACGCTTGTAGTTTTCTTAATGATATGGTTCGAGCGGGCTTTCTCCCAAACATCATTGCATATACTGCGGCCATGAAGGGGCTTTTCAAGGCTGGTGAAGTGGACCAAGCTTTGAAGCTTTTCCGCAGCATGTTCGTGAATCAGTATCTTCCCGATGTTGTTGCTCACAACATTGTCATAGACGGCCTTTGCAAGGCGGGAAGAGCATTTGAGGCCCAAGAAATTGTGAAGGAGATGTTGGAGAAGGGACTTGTGCCGTCTGTTGTTACCTACAACTCGATGATAGATGGGTGGTGCAAGAGTGATAGGATTGACCTTGCGCTCCTTTGCTTTTCTAGAATGGTGGAAGAAGGCAAGTTGCCGACGATTTTTACCTACACAACTTTAATAGATGGGATGTGCAATGCTTCAAGACCTGATGATGCTCTTATTCTTTGGAATGAAATGAAGGAGAAGGGATGTGAGCTGAGCAAGATATCTTATGTGGCCTTGGTCAATGGACTATGCAAGTGTGGTAGGGAAGAAGCTGCTCTAGTCTATTTCCGGGAGATGGAAGAGAAGGAACTGGAAGTTGATACTTTTGTCTATGTCGCACTTTTAAATTCTTTTATCTCCAAAGGAAATCTAATATTCGGTTTTCAACTTTTGAAAGAGATGGTCCGAAAGCTGAAGTTTCCCAGTCCTACCGATAAGAACTACCCATTACTAATAGATGCTCTACGCAAGTTGTATGAAGATGAAAATACTTTTTTGGATGTACAAAATCTTATTGCAGAGGGGTTAGTTCCATCAATCCACAGCGTTCATGACCTTGGTACGGATATCAAGGAAACGTAA